The Streptococcus sanguinis genomic sequence TGCCTCAGGCAAACTGATCGGCTTTGACATCGTCGAAGTCTCTCCGCCTCACGATATAGACAACCATACGGCCAATCTGGCAGCCAGCTTTGTCTTTTACCTGACCCAAGTCTGGGCACAAGCACATGACTGATGGGCATCTAAAAACTTCATTACAAACATCAAAAGAGGATGAACTCTATGTTCATCCTCTCTTATTTTGTGTTTAATGCCTGAGATAAACTCAGGCGTAAGTTTTCTAATTCTTTTAGCTGATGACGATCCCGGTAGGGATTGAGCTGGCTTTTGGCCGTTTCATAGTAGGTCTCAAAGTCCTGATTCAGCAAGTCTTCAAAGTCTGCTTCCTGCAAGCTGCCAGTCAGCAGGCGATACTTAATCATAGCCATCAGATAGTAAATCAGCCCCTTGTCCCGTGGATTTCCGTAGCGACTGATGAGTCCATCCTTTTTCCGCAGAAGATCAAGCACCGGTTGATAATCTCTCTTCTCACAGCCAATCAAGGCCAAATAAACTTCTAACTGGGTCTCTTTCCAAGGAAAGCTAAGGGACTTCAGAGCTGTTTTCGCCTTGAGGAAAATCCGCTCCGCCTGTTCATAATCTTTCAGCTGATAGTAAGTCATACCCAAGCCGATGTAGAAAGCAAAAATCGAAGGCTCTGCTGTTTTATTTTCCGTCAGCTTAATGGCCTCTTTTTGATGAGCCAGAGATGCCGTGAAATTCCCGCGAATCTGCTCAATCTCCGCCAAGTAGTCTAGAGCCGCTGCAATCTGAATCGAGTACTTGGAACGCAGCGAAGCCGTCAAGCTGAAACAATCAATAGACTGGTAGAGATGGTGAAGCGACTGCTCCTCATCTCCAATCATGAGATGATAGAGCCCCTTGAGTCGGAGGTTGATAGCAATGGCCTCGTGATTGTTGGCCTGGACCGAAGCATCCAGAGCCAGCTCCGTATAGTAGCGCATCTCAGGGATATTCTCCGTCTGGATACAGTAGTAAATCATCTGCCGATAGCCTTCTAGGAGAAAATCCATCTGCTGCAGCTCCTTGGCCGAAGCAATCACCTGCTGGATATTGTCCATCCCCTGCTGGTAATCCCCTGTCCGGATAGCATAGCGCCCTTCTAGATAGAGAAAGCGGAGAACCAATAGCTGAAAATCCTTGTGATTCTGGTGTTTTCTCTCTAAGCCCTCTATCTCCCGACGGATACGGTCAAACTGGTCTAAAACCGCTGACTGATTGCTATCATCCGTCTTTTCAATAAAGCCAAACTCCCGCGAGTAAATCGGAAAGAGCTCGTGATGAAACTTCAGAGTAGCCTCGAGATAATGCAGCTCGTACTCCAGAGACTTAATCGGCTGCTTGGACAGCTTGTAGTGATAGGCGATTTCATTGAGCAGCTGGGCATGATAGAGAGAGTCTCCCAGCTGGTCTTCCATACCTTGGGCAATCTGGTGATGCAGCATTCGCTTCTTGGCAAGCGATAAACGCTCATAGGCGTAGATTCTCAGAAGCTCCTGGCTGAACCACACTACCAATTCCTCGCCCTGCTCCTCTTCTATCAAGAGCTCCTTCTGTCCAAACTCCTCAGTGATTTCGACCACTTCTTCCATCGGCAGGCCTAATAGCCTGGCTAAGAGCGAAACCGATGCAGGACCCCTAAAGCAAGCCAGACAGTCCACCAACTCCTCCTCTTGACTGCTCAGGTAATCCAGCTTCAGAGACAGCTTAGCCTTGATGGCCGGGGTCAGCGGATGAAACTTCTCGCCTCGCAGGAGCTGCTCAGCGTATTCCGATAGGAAGAAAGGGATGCCTTGACTGACCCGATAAATATCCTCAAAGCCTTCTTCAGGTATGGCTAACTGACCTGTCTGGGCTTGCAAGTAAGCTGCACTATCCTTAAAATTCAGCGGCTGCAGCTCAATAAAGCCTAGCTTATTGCGAACCAGCAGGTGATTGAAAAAATGTTCCAAATAAGAAGGGGTGCTCAGATGCTTGGTCAGCACAAAGGCCACAGGATAGCCGGTCAAATGATTCATAACTTGCTCCAAGACAGCAACGCTGGCCTCATCCATCCAGTGACAGTCCTCAATTAAGATTATCAAAGCTTTTTTCTTAGAAATCTTCTGCAGAATATCCACCACAAACTGAGCCAGCTTGTCCGCATCCAACTGACGACCAGAAGTGCCGCCTGTCAAAATAGGAAAATAACTCTCCAAAATGACCTGCCACTGGCTGATAGAAAGAATCTGGTGCTGAATAACCAAGTCGCCCAGGCCGTCCAGCAAGCCACGCCAAGGCTGCAGCTCTGCCTTCATCTCTTCCTTAAAGCACTCAGCCATGACAATCTGGAAATACTTGGTCTGATTGGCCAGTACTTGACGAGTCACTGTCCGCTTTCCGATACCAGTACCACCGACTAGGACAAGAGCACGCGCCTCCTGAGTCTCTATCACCTTAGAAAAGTAAGATTCCAAGCGCTTGATTTCATCAACCCGCCCGAAAAAGTGGTCCGTATTGCGCAGAAACTGCTTAGTCTTGCGCTCGCTCCGGTCCTTGGCAAGCACCTCATGATATAGTTGCTGGATAGGTTCCGTAGGACTAATGCCCAGTTCCTTATCCAAAATATTGACCAATTTATAATAAGTCTCAATCACCTTACCAGGCCGATCATTATCCTGATAGAGCTTCATGAGCAGATGGTAGTTCTTCTCATCAAACTCATCAATGCTGATCAAGCGGCGCAAATTCCGCTCAGCCTCTTCCAAATCCAGCTGGTCTTTTTCTGTTTCCAGCTGTTGGTAGCAGGCTTGGATATAAAGCTGCTCATATCGCGTCCGCATCTTAGACACCCAGTAATCAAAGGCCTCACTGTCCTTGAGATAGAAGCCCTGCAGAAAATCCCCCTGATAGAGCGACAGATGCTCCGCAGGATGATCCGTGAAGCGTTCTACATCACTTTCAATCATACACTCGGGATTAAGCGACAGCACAGTCCGGTTGGGAGCGACAATCCATTCCCCACCTAGTAACTTGTTAGCTTGATAAATGGTATTGCGCAAATTCTTTTTGGCGGTCTGATTATCCTTGTTTTCCCAGAGGATTCCTGCAATCTCCTCCCGATTGACTGCTCCATTGATGTAAAGATAGTAAAGCAGAGCATTGATTTTGGCAAAAGGAAAAAAGACTTCCTCCTGATTGAGAAAGACACTCGGACTTCCCAGCAATTTCAACCTCAACTGATTTTTCGTCATGCAAACGCCTCCAAGAAACCTTATAGAACTAATATAAACAAAAAGAGACAGTTTGGCAAGTAAAGTATTATACTAGCCCTTAATTTCCAGTTTTTAAATTGGTTTTATTTAGGATTTTTTTGTTATACTAGGATGAAAATAAAATTTTAGAAAGTTACTTATGAAGAAAAATATTGTTCTTTTCATTTTTCTCCTTCTGAGCGCGATTGGCTTAGAATACGAGACACAAGCCTATACAACTGGCAGTATGTCAGGCGCTTCCTATGGGATTGTCGGACTATCAGCCCTCTTGGCCTTACTCTATATCATTCCTGCCCTGCTCTTGATTCGCCAACTGGGTAAAAAATGGCAGACTCCTGGACTTAGCCTTGGGGTAGCTCTGCTAGGTGGCCTTTTCATTTCTGGCTGGACCTCTGGCTTGGCCAACACCTATATCCACGAATGGGTCAGCACCAGCTTCCCAAACACCTTGCTCAGCGACCTAGAAAATGCCATCGCAGCTCCGCTGGTTGAAGAACCCCTCAAGCTGTTGGCAGTTGCCTTCGCTGTCTATCTAGTCCCAGTCAAAAAGCTCAAATCTTTCTTGATGCTGGGTATTACGGCTGGCATGGGCTTTCAGATTAGTGAGGACTTCTCTTATATCCTCTCTGACCTGCCCGAAGGCTTCTCCTTCACTATCTCTGGTATTCTAGGCCGCATCACTGGTGGCGTCGCCTCTCACTGGCTCTACACCGCCCTAACCACTCTCGGTCTAGCTCTCATGCTACGCTATGCCAAAACTCAGAAAAATTATTTCCGAGTGGGGCTCTTCTACTTCCTAGCAGCCTTCGTTCTCCACTTCTTCTGGAACTCACCGCTGACTGCTATCGAAACAGATATCCCAATCATCGTACCGGCTATGACGGCTCTAGCTGTCTTTATCTTTTACCAAGCCTACCGAACAGCCCATAAAATTGATCAAGAAGAATTGGAAGTGGAATAATGCAAAAAAACGACCGTTAGGGTCGTTTTTTTGGGGTATTCAGGAATATATTTTCTTAACATTCTACATTTAAGACATACCAAGCAATTGCGAAAATAGTTATGACCTATTTTTAGAGATATCTACATAACCACTTTGCTATACTCTATCATCCATTTCACAAAAAACACCTCTAATCCTCTCCCCACCAACATCTTCCATCCTCTTCTTTCTCTGCTCTTTCCTTAAAGAAATGTTAACATTTTCTTAAAACTAACTTATATTAGGAATTTTTAAGCCGCAGTCTGTATACTTTCTACAAATCATCTAAGAAAGAGGTATGGATATGGATTATCTAGTGATTCCGGCCTATGAGCCTGATTATAATCTTATTAAGCTGATAAAAAAAATTCACCATAAAAGTGATTTTCATATCATTGTTATCGATGACGGCAGCTCTTCCAAATGCCAGATAGTCTTTGAGCAGGCAGAGCAATACGCGACCGTGCTCCGTCATCAGGTCAATCAAGGCAAAGGGCAAGCGCTGAAAACTGCTTTTACCTTTATCCAGACACTGAAGAACTATGGAACGGTTGTAACAGCAGATGCGGATGGCCAGCACAAGGCCTGGGATATTTTCCGTGTAGCGACCAAGGCTTCTGAAAATCCCAATCAGCTGATTCTGGGAGCACGCGCCTTTACTGGCAAGGTGCCCCTACGCAGCCGCTTCGGTAATAGTCTGACTCGGGCTCTCTTCAAGCTTCAGACTGGCGTGGGTGTCTCCGATACTCAGACAGGCTTGCGAGCCTTTACGACCAACATGATTCCATTTATGCTAAAGGTAGAGGGGCAGCGCTATGAGTATGAAATGAACATGCTCTTAGAAGCCAGCAAGGAATATCCCATTTTGGAAGTGCCTATTGAGACGGTCTATATCAATGACAATCAAGGCTCGCACTTCCGGCCGATTCGGGATGGGCTCATGATTTATAAAAATATATTCAAATTTGCCCTGACTTCTCTCAGCAGCTTCGTCGTGGACTACATTGTCTACGCACTGGCTCTCTTGTTTTTAGCTGCTGTGCCGACCAGCCTGAGAATTCTTCTCGCAAATGAGATTGCTCGTGTGACCAGCTCAATCTTTAACTATTCGACTAATAAAAAGCTGGTCTTTAAGAACGACGATAGTATACTCAAGACAGGAACTGGCTATTTCAGCCTAGCTGTAGTGCTCTTTATCCTAGACACACTGCTGATTCGCCTCTTCTATGCTGTCTTTGGTCTCAATCTTCTGATTGTCAAAATCATCGTCGGCATCTTACTCTTCACCGTCTCCTGGATGGTCCAAAAGAGATTTATTTTTAAGGAAAGGACACACACCGCATCATGAAATTTTTAAAGAAACGCTATGCCTACGCCTCCATTTTCGGGCTGCTTCTGACAGCTTCCTTCAGCTACTCCATGCTGAAAACCTTTGTCATCGCAGAGACCATTTCCACGGTTTCAAGTACGAGTTCGTCGTCCAATGCCAAGGCTGCCAGCAAGGCTGCCGAAACAGCGACTGTGACGGATACCAGCTATTCAGACGACAACATCTCGGTTACGCTAACTAAAAAGACCGTCAGCAACACCCAAGTCTACATCGCTGATGTGACCGTTAGCTCATCAGAATACCTAAAAACGGCCTTTGCCCAAAACACTTACGGAAACAATGTCACCGCCAAGACCTCAGAAACGGCCGCCAACAACAATGCCATCCTAGCTGTCAATGGCGACTACTATGGAGCCAACACAACTGGCTATGTCATCCGCAATGGCGTCGTCTACCGCGATACCGTCCGAGAAGACTCCAGCAATGGTGATTTGGCTATTTACAAAGACGGCTCCTTCAAGATTATCTATGAAGACCAAGTCTCTGCTGATCAACTGGTCAAAGACGGCGTGGTCAATCTCTTGGCCTTCGGCCCATCTCTTGTAGAAAATGGTGAGATTGTCGTTGATACCAACTCCGAAGTCGGCCAGTCCATGTCTTCCAATCCTCGGACAGCTATCGGTATCATTGATGAAAACCACTACATCATCATCGTTTCAGACGGACGCACCTCAGAAAGCGAGGGGCTTTCCCTCTACCAGATGGCAGAAATCAT encodes the following:
- a CDS encoding AAA family ATPase — encoded protein: MTKNQLRLKLLGSPSVFLNQEEVFFPFAKINALLYYLYINGAVNREEIAGILWENKDNQTAKKNLRNTIYQANKLLGGEWIVAPNRTVLSLNPECMIESDVERFTDHPAEHLSLYQGDFLQGFYLKDSEAFDYWVSKMRTRYEQLYIQACYQQLETEKDQLDLEEAERNLRRLISIDEFDEKNYHLLMKLYQDNDRPGKVIETYYKLVNILDKELGISPTEPIQQLYHEVLAKDRSERKTKQFLRNTDHFFGRVDEIKRLESYFSKVIETQEARALVLVGGTGIGKRTVTRQVLANQTKYFQIVMAECFKEEMKAELQPWRGLLDGLGDLVIQHQILSISQWQVILESYFPILTGGTSGRQLDADKLAQFVVDILQKISKKKALIILIEDCHWMDEASVAVLEQVMNHLTGYPVAFVLTKHLSTPSYLEHFFNHLLVRNKLGFIELQPLNFKDSAAYLQAQTGQLAIPEEGFEDIYRVSQGIPFFLSEYAEQLLRGEKFHPLTPAIKAKLSLKLDYLSSQEEELVDCLACFRGPASVSLLARLLGLPMEEVVEITEEFGQKELLIEEEQGEELVVWFSQELLRIYAYERLSLAKKRMLHHQIAQGMEDQLGDSLYHAQLLNEIAYHYKLSKQPIKSLEYELHYLEATLKFHHELFPIYSREFGFIEKTDDSNQSAVLDQFDRIRREIEGLERKHQNHKDFQLLVLRFLYLEGRYAIRTGDYQQGMDNIQQVIASAKELQQMDFLLEGYRQMIYYCIQTENIPEMRYYTELALDASVQANNHEAIAINLRLKGLYHLMIGDEEQSLHHLYQSIDCFSLTASLRSKYSIQIAAALDYLAEIEQIRGNFTASLAHQKEAIKLTENKTAEPSIFAFYIGLGMTYYQLKDYEQAERIFLKAKTALKSLSFPWKETQLEVYLALIGCEKRDYQPVLDLLRKKDGLISRYGNPRDKGLIYYLMAMIKYRLLTGSLQEADFEDLLNQDFETYYETAKSQLNPYRDRHQLKELENLRLSLSQALNTK
- a CDS encoding phosphodiester glycosidase family protein translates to MKFLKKRYAYASIFGLLLTASFSYSMLKTFVIAETISTVSSTSSSSNAKAASKAAETATVTDTSYSDDNISVTLTKKTVSNTQVYIADVTVSSSEYLKTAFAQNTYGNNVTAKTSETAANNNAILAVNGDYYGANTTGYVIRNGVVYRDTVREDSSNGDLAIYKDGSFKIIYEDQVSADQLVKDGVVNLLAFGPSLVENGEIVVDTNSEVGQSMSSNPRTAIGIIDENHYIIIVSDGRTSESEGLSLYQMAEIMKSYGVKTAYNLDGGGSSTLYFNGQVINKPTTNGNTISERSVSDIVYIGY
- a CDS encoding bifunctional glycosyltransferase family 2/GtrA family protein, producing the protein MDMDYLVIPAYEPDYNLIKLIKKIHHKSDFHIIVIDDGSSSKCQIVFEQAEQYATVLRHQVNQGKGQALKTAFTFIQTLKNYGTVVTADADGQHKAWDIFRVATKASENPNQLILGARAFTGKVPLRSRFGNSLTRALFKLQTGVGVSDTQTGLRAFTTNMIPFMLKVEGQRYEYEMNMLLEASKEYPILEVPIETVYINDNQGSHFRPIRDGLMIYKNIFKFALTSLSSFVVDYIVYALALLFLAAVPTSLRILLANEIARVTSSIFNYSTNKKLVFKNDDSILKTGTGYFSLAVVLFILDTLLIRLFYAVFGLNLLIVKIIVGILLFTVSWMVQKRFIFKERTHTAS
- a CDS encoding PrsW family intramembrane metalloprotease — protein: MKKNIVLFIFLLLSAIGLEYETQAYTTGSMSGASYGIVGLSALLALLYIIPALLLIRQLGKKWQTPGLSLGVALLGGLFISGWTSGLANTYIHEWVSTSFPNTLLSDLENAIAAPLVEEPLKLLAVAFAVYLVPVKKLKSFLMLGITAGMGFQISEDFSYILSDLPEGFSFTISGILGRITGGVASHWLYTALTTLGLALMLRYAKTQKNYFRVGLFYFLAAFVLHFFWNSPLTAIETDIPIIVPAMTALAVFIFYQAYRTAHKIDQEELEVE